The following are from one region of the Rhinoraja longicauda isolate Sanriku21f chromosome 3, sRhiLon1.1, whole genome shotgun sequence genome:
- the ugcg gene encoding ceramide glucosyltransferase, translated as MAVLDLALQGLSIFGLILFIILWLMHFMSIIYGRLHLNKKTSDKQPYSKLPGVSLLKPLKGVDANLISNLETFFELDYPKQFEILLCIQDHEDPAIDVCKKLLGKYPNVDAKVFIGGKKVGINPKINNLMPGYEVAKYELVWICDSGIRVKPDTLTDMTNMMSEKVGLVHGLPYVADRQGFAATLEQVYFGTSHPRTYLSANVTGFKCVTGMSCLMRKDVLDQAGGLVAFAQYIAEDYFMSKAIADRGWKFAMASQVAMQNSGSYSISLFQSRMIRWSKLRINMLPATIICEPISECFVASLIIGWAAHHVFKWDIMVFFMCHCLAWFISDYIQLRGIQGGPLCFSKLDYAVAWFIRESMTIYIFLSALWDPTISWRTGRYKLRCGGTAEEIIDV; from the exons CCGCCTTCATCTAAACAAGAAGACATCAGATAAACAGCCGTACAGCAAGCTTCCTGGTGTATCTTTACTTAAACCCCTGAAAGGAGTGGACGCAAACCTCATAAGCAACTTAGAAACCTTCTTTGAACTTGATTATCCTAAA CAGTTTGAAATACTCCTCTGCATACAAGACCACGAAGATCCTGCAATTGACGTGTGTAAAAAGCTGCTGGGAAAATATCCAAATGTGGATGCCAAAGTGTTTATTG GTGGCAAAAAGGTTGGCATTAATCCCAAGATAAATAACTTGATGCCAGGTTATGAGGTAGCCAAATATGAACTTGTATGGATCTGTGACAGTGGCATTCGAG TGAAACCAGATACTCTAACAGACATGACCAATATGATGAGTGAGAAAGTTGGTCTGGTCCATGGATTACCATATGTTGCAGACAGACAGGGATTTGCTGCTACTTTAGAACAG GTGTATTTTGGCACATCGCacccaagaacctatctatcagcCAATGTAACTGGCTTCAAGTGTGTAACTGGAATGTCTTGTTTAATGAGGAAAGATGTGTTGGATCAGGCTGGTGGACTTGTTGCTTTTGCTCAGTATATTGCTGAAGATTATTTTATGTCCAAGGCAATTGCAGACAG GGGATGGAAGTTTGCTATGGCAAGTCAAGTAGCAATGCAAAATTCAGGCAGCTATTCAATTTCTCTCTTCCAGTCAAGAATGATCAG GTGGTCAAAATTGCGTATCAACATGCTGCCTGCTACAATTATATGCGAACCGATCTCTGAGTGCTTTGTTGCAAGTTTGATAATTGGATGGGCAGCTCATCATGTTTTCAAATGGGACATCATGGTGTTTTTCATGTGTCACTGCTTGGCGTGGTTCATATCTGATTACATCCAGCTTAGAGGAATCCAG GGTGGACCTTTGTGTTTCTCAAAACTTGATTATGCAGTTGCCTGGTTTATCAGAGAATCGATGACAATATATATATTCTTGTCTGCCCTTTGGGATCCTACCATAAGCTGGCGGACAGGGCGCTACAAACTGCGCTGTGGTGGCACAGCTGAAGAAATTATTGATGTATGA